The Vigna unguiculata cultivar IT97K-499-35 chromosome 1, ASM411807v1, whole genome shotgun sequence nucleotide sequence TATCAAATTTAATGTATTAGTTTGAGTTTTAATcttaaattatcattattattatttttatcaaagaaTTGTTTTCGTCCAAAATGTTTCtcctaattaaacataaatcatGGTGTTTGATCCGTAAGTAAGTCAGAATGAGGTCTTCTTGGTGAAAGATTAAAAAGTACAATTATCGTTCCAAAAGACACTTGACATCTCATTGGCCCATAAAATTTTTGCATGTTTAagctttttttttatcctcgtTTAGGATGACGTGATTTCTTAAATGTGTTTAACCATTTGTTTGAAAGTTCTCTATATAAGTGATGATTTTTCAATGGAAAAGGTCATCAGAGAGTGGATTGACTTGAATCATATAGGCTTTTAAATGTCCATTTGGGTCGAATCTATTTGTTATTGTTGGGGCATTTTCACTTGGGTGAAAGGCTGACAACATGATCTGAGGGTGAACAAATGATATTTGTTGatgattttctttataaaattattcaacTAAGAGGCTAAGGCTACTTCAAGTTCACCTCAACAAAGCACTTGTGAAGATATTTAGGCATGATCTTTTAGGGCATGTGACTCAATAACTTATCAAGTTGGTTGAAAATCCTACTTCTATTGATCATCTTTGAGTTTCGTGTTTGTTGAGCACGCACCTATATGTTTATTTGGTTACACATATCTTGCAGTTCAGTTTGATGTTGTTGTCAAACAAGTTCCAAATCTTTGGTGAGTTGTACTTGAATTTAAATGTTCTATGTGATTTGTTGTTACATAATTGTGATCATGTCATTGTTTCACCATTCATTTTGAAAAAGGCACTCCACAGTGCATCCAATTTGTTTACTACTAAATAATGACCCATCTTACTGTTTGAGGAAGAAGAGATGATAAATTGAATTCTAGTACAATAAATATGtgcttcaaaaaaatatttactcgAACCCACAGTAGATGCTAAAAGTTCCTACCAAAAGACAAAGCTCAATTGAGATCTCATTTTTAAGTTCATGGACTCCTTAATAACAAGCTTTGACTAAAGTGTTAGGGACTGAATGAAAATCCACCAGAAGAAGATTATCTAATACAATAAACATATtagaatgataataataataaatcttgATAATAGGGTGAATTCTTCCTTTAATATTTTGTGTATTTATAGGTTTATGAActtctatataaaaaaataacataaaatatacttacttatgaataaatacttaattattaattcttAATTTGACGTTcgagttaaaatatatatatatatatatatatatatgtatgtatgtatatgtatatgtatatgtatatgtatatgtatatgtatatgtatatgtatatgggCGGATCTATATGGTGACATAGGGGAGTCACAGCTCctccaaattattttttttctaattttttttatatatatttatatttttttaaattatatttatatattatttatattaagtttatattatgaaaaattataataaaagataaaataaaaaattttaatggagacattgatttataaaagagattagggttttttttctGGTTATAAGATCTTTCCACCgtttaaattatcatgaaagtgtgtgaaaagaaataaatacaatagAGATTGAGAAACACATAAATTGAGATTGCAGTATACATTATTGCATGATCTTACATATCAAAGttaatatcttattatgatttatgtatattaaattcatgattctttttaggatgtttctgtaacatcccaattttagcagcttaaaactaataaaaataggaagTTTCATCCTAGTTCCACaacagataatccagtgtacacaatatattaatatagtcttacaaaaggtatgactataaaaatatatcacttatacacttaaactaaactaataaactctgtactactgaccactgctaaagctcccactggaaacctcctcttcaacactaacacgatggctctttatcctccagaagtgcctttgacactgcaaccacatctactcccaccgaataggtgatcatcgcaaaagggaAAACATACAACACGAGACAGACACACaacaagcaagggtaagctaatctgattaaaAGAATCAtacagttcaattataaacagaaatcATGCAATCTTTGTCATTTTCACTAGAATCACATagaccaccacaaccacaatgcagatatattactctagactcgatatccggattatgtaagcgacattggatctctgggtggcttgcacctgtgacggttcccaaactctgcagagttggACACAAGGAGTTATCACCCGACCGCtcacagggtaagtccccttcgcgtctaagacttgatcaagtccaaagactaggacctcctgctactcctcacgacataatccattctgctctatatgagcttgaatgattattggagtttcaggataccaacccatacggagtccttatgtccttacatacgctaaaacattcctcttagaatttcccttgaaatcctaattcAACCACATCTTCTCATAATTTGTATTCATCCAATTTAATCATACGATACATTAATGGTAGCATTCCAACCATACAGGGCCTAAGTTGCACAAGGATACATAAAAACATACATTTCCACCAAAGAAAACAGAATTAGAGCACTATTACTACAttagctctcgctcaggctaaaaagtctagcctaggcgataggtcatctcgctcaggcgagccagtctcgcctaggcgagacactaacagtggcaaaaagagaaaacctgggcgaactctcgctcaggctaggctgGTTCGCCTATGCGAGAccgtctctcgctcaggcgaccccagcTCGTCTAGGCGAGACTTCGCGCAGGAACAGAAGTGCGTCtcctggtgttttcgctcaggctaAAGAgtggttagcttcccttacctgttatcatGTTTAGACAGctttataaacgtcaacgccttaaaaacgtcaacacctctaactccacaggatgctctatctacacatagaaacatcacaagaacgatcaggacataccgttatgatcactgatcaacagagactcatactgatgattaaaacgtcgcatgcaagcggaagagggcttgcatgcaacagaaaacagaaaaagactaaaaagatagcggaaactcaacttacgcgaacggagaaactgatgtccaatttgaagagcttgccgagaggatcaatcctacggtctcggttcttcaatcagatgaccagagagacagaacctctagagagaagtcagagaactctagaaaagtggtttctagagagatggtgtgttttaaaataatgaaactcgtttataacaattctatttatactaaaaccttttaatattaaaataatcgagtctcactatttttaaaccactattacttttaaaacgccattttctagggtcttacagTTTCTCCCAAATTATGTTTatctcaaattaatataaaccctaattatgattttaaggattcttttatgaaattggtatgaaccctcattataatttttcccaaattattataacccttaattatgaaatttagggattttgtgttcttCGGTGCCTAtggtatcttttttttttaagttttgaatttatacaatgttgcttatttaattaaagtggtatgagttttgttatgttttgtactgtgataattgtgatttgtgaatataaattttattttttctatataggcgagaggtgataaatttacaTTAGAAAGATTAcagtaaaaagtaaaaaaaaaaaaatttaaagaggaaggtttgtgataaagatgaaaaaaaataactaaacttgagaaatttcatgaaaaccaagaattcaagacaatataagacaaatctctaaagttcttagagttacatataatgaatttaaaaattcattagaacacAATCCGGAAAAAACGgtctcaaatttgacaataccaccaaatcaaattgatgaagtACAAaaaacttatctaaaatggtatttatggtttggtatcatgatataatagcgaatgataataatattttttttttgaattttactaTTATGTGTACTTGTTTTAAGtagaggaaatgaagagaaaagatgaagagCTTTTTTCTctaactaaaaacaaattatatataacaaatccaATTTGGCACTCCTACaatttttgtccaatttttgtccaagttctgccaatatatatatatatatatatatatatatatatatattatatataattactatATTCAACTTTAATAATGGtaactatcaaaatattatttaagtattttgaGATAGATAAAAACTtgtataaaagttttatttatataaaatttaaaatgatcatttttaatttttatagaatGTATGATTTTTCGTTTAGTCTACATagactatttttcttttatttttattttctaaaatttaaatgattatttaagtaacatctataacaatatataaagatgattcttcttttgtgtccatattttaaaatatcaattttaccctttaaaatataattatttattaaatttttaaaaattaaccgtcacttttaaaaaatatacacataTAACCTAATATTGTATCACAACATTAATTAACGACatgtaaaaattgtaatttttaattaaaaaaactaataaaaagaaaaaaaaatgctccGGGAGTACAGACCTAAATCAGTGATGAAACCCCCTTTCATCCAACTCGATTGGAGGAGGGTTGTAAATTGATCTGTTTATACATTTACAGGAGAACCAAACGAGTGTTTCGAGCAGCGGCGCGTGTGGGCCTTCTCCGAACCCTGTTCCACACCGTTCCAACGAACCAATTCTGAGTCTCAATCTCAggtttttttctcctttttcttcctTGTTTCCTCTCCTGCACCTTAATTCCATTCATTTCCACTCACTGTCTGCACTTTATCCTTCGCAATTAGCCTCTGCCCCGTTCAAAtcccttttctctttctttgcaAAATAGTTTTCGCGCTTTTTTCCCCACACCGCTCACCTGGTAAACCCTAGTTACTCAATTGCATAAACCTTTTTGTACTGCCAACTATATACTTCAACAAGTTGCTGTTGCTTTCAGATTTCCTCGTTGTTTAGTTTGCACACGCTGCTGTTTGGTTTGACATTGGATTGTATGTATCCATTATTTTTCCAGCTTTgacaatttttcaataaaattttgtatcttATTTGATTTGTGCTCATGCTCtggatttattttatttttgcgtGTACTATCAGAATCTGTGTGCTGTTTGGAGGTTGATATTACTATCAGTTATGTAGTGTTATTTAGGAATATTTGCTTTGGAAGTTACTGCTTATTGTCAATAAGTTATTGATTTGTTCTATTTGATATGAATGGGAAAAAGGTTCTGTGATCCGAACAAAACCTTGGATTTGAACTGCATATAATCATACTACTTATAATCAGTTGCTTCTATGTTCAACATTTGCAgctgtttgtttgtttgttacGTGTGCaattcaatgatttttttcttccagTAACCAAACTGAACTGTTTGTTAGGAGAAGTTTGAAAAGTTGTAACTTTTAATCTTCCCTTAAGTGGTTGTGCTAAAGCACCAATGATTGTAGTACACAACCTACAATAGCCTGTTTCAACTTTCTCTTAATCTTTGGGTTTGTTCCCCAATTGCATTCTTCCTGTTTACGAATTGGCTAAtggtttttattcttttcttaaatTGGTACCTTCACGAAACCAAGCTGAAAGTGGATTTGATATTTTTCGTAACTGGAATCTGTGGCGAGTCATAGCGGGCTGTAGGAGTTCAAGGGTTTGAATTAAGATAGAGAAGCTTTAACTCAAGATTTAGATGATGCGGTTTCAGTTTCTAATCTGCTATAACTGTTATATTATAACATCAGTTCTGTTCAAGAGGTGGAAGAGAAATAAACATATGAAAGGAAAACAGAGTCTGTCATAAAGCTATGGTTAAACAATTGTGATGCGAGTTTGATTGTAAAGTACACTTAACTGAACTAAGCAAATCCCTTCACACAATTCGTTTTTTTCCTTGCAAGACAACGACAATTATTGTTTGGTCATATTTGCAGCTTGATTTAGCCGCTAGCTAAAGCATACATACTCTCAACACCCCCCCAACCCCCACTACCACTGTTCTTTGATATACAATTTCCTCCAAAAGAGAAGTTTACTTTCGTTTATCAAGGCAGACAATTACCTACTCTTCTATGAAGAACATTTTTCTTATACTtcgtatttatatttaagatcAAGTAATCAACTGAAAGGTAAGTCACCCCTTAGCTGTGCTCTGTGTAAATTGACATCTGATTATCAGAATTTATTGTATACTTAGTGGGAGAAAATTTCGTTTTTAGTGGATTATTTTGCTTTAACAAATGTTGCCTTATAATTTTTACCTTTCACATTTGTTTTTGGTGTTTTCGTTTTTTTGAGGGTTGGGGAAGACTCTTGAAGATTTATTTATCATCATGCTTTTAATTGCAACTGTAGATGAAGACCTGTGgaattaatttaaaagtcaTTGACTAACTTTAATGTAACTCTTTTTGGGATCTTAATCTGATtcttatttttctgtttcaGTGAGGTTTTGGAAATTTAACCCTTTCAATTCTGAGCGAAGTTCAACATGCAAGTTTTTCCAAGTGAAGGTGAAAGTGCTCTGTCAGTTGTTGGTCCAAGGCCAATGGAATGGTCTACTGTTCCATATAATGCCCCTCAAGCTCCTGGGCCAAATGGAAAGCAGCGGACCTCAAGTTTGGAATCACCAATCATGTTGCTGTCAGGTCACCAGAGTGCTATATATACCATGAAGTTCAATCCAGCAGGATCAGTTGTTGCATCTGGATCTCATGACAGGGAAATTTTCCTCTGGAATGTGCATGGGGATTGCAAGAACTTCATGGTTCTGAAAGGTCACAAGAATGCAGTTTTAGATCTTCACTGGACTACTGATGGGACACAGATAATTTCTGCCAGCCCTGATAAAACAGTGAGGGCATGGGATGTGGAAACaggaaaacaaataaagaaaatggtAGAACATCTCTCATACGTTAATTCATGTTGTCCTTCTCGAAGGGGACCACCTCTTGTTGTTAGTGGCTCCGATGATGGAACTGCTAAATTATGGGATATGCGTCAAAGGGGTTCCATCCAAACATTCCCGGATAAATACCAGATTACTGCTGTTGGGTTCTCTGATGCATCAGATAAGATCTTCACCGGTGGTATTGATAATGATGTCAAGATTTGGGATTTGCGTAAAGGTGAAGTTACCATGACATTGCAAGGTCATCAAGATATGATTACTGGTATGCAGTTGAGTCCTGATGGGTCATACCTTCTTACAAACGGCATGGATTGCAAGCTTTGCATTTGGGACATGCGCCCATATGCTCCACAAAATCGCTGTGTGAAGGTGTTGGAAGGGCACCAACACAACTTTGAGAAGAACTTGTTGAAGTGTGGTTGGTCTCCTGATGGAAGCAAGGTAACAGCTGGTAGTTCTGATCGAATGGTTTACATCTGGGATACCACTTCTCGTCGCATCTTGTATAAGCTTCCTGGTCACAATGGGTCTGTTAATGAGTGTGTTTTTCATCCCAATGAGCCTATTATTGGATCTTGCAGCAGTGACAAGCAGATTTATCTGGGGGAGATATGAAGCCCAACGTTTAGGAACTTGCCAAATGAAATGAGCATGCTAGTGCTTTTGACAAACTTTAGGGAATGCTAAACTTTAGAAATCCTGAATTCCTTCTGTTGTTTCCTGATGCATGAATTCAGTGACTGTATAATGTTCCGCTAAAAGCATTATATCTATGTTCTTTACTAATTGATGTGATTTGAGATTTAACGTTGGTAATTCGTTTCATTTTGCGTAGGAGGGTTTTTCTGAAAGCTTTATTCCCGAAGAATTTGATTAACTTTTCAAATGAGAAATGTTTGTAATTCATCCTTggtatatgtattttttttaaagaattattgCTAATTAGGTATATTTCACGTAGATCTTGTTAAATTATTTGTCATATTCTTGATTTACAAATGAATGAACTTGTTTTCGTGGTTattattcaaattcatttttattttagtggtGAATTTTCATATTGATTGGACATAGATAATATTTAGTTACATATATCTTccatctttatatttatatttgtcttCATGTAagtcttaattttaaattactaaaaaatttaatttattagataatgtaaaaaatttaggtataattattaatttagttctctaattttttggtttgattcaattttgtctccTTATTATTGGTTCGTTCAATTTagcttttcaattattttaaaaagttcaaattaTTCATCTCCGTTAACTTGGTGAATCACATATCTTGAATACATGAATATGTGAATATGAGTTATAGGTAATTGAACCATGTGTGGTGTGGCTAGGTAATTAGCATCAGGTCCTGATATGTGAGGGTGCATTATTGCCTTTGGCAGTTATCTGGATTAAAGAACGACCTAATTTGGGTGCCAAAACCAGTAGAATTGCGCTATtggtgtggcgcctggtggCCTATGGGTATTTGCCAAGCGATAGGATCACCATGCACATCCTTGGGTACGCGGCGCCTGGCGGCGAGGTGCGTACCGCCAAGCGATAGACCCTGAGACAGTGTGTTTGTTTACAGCCTAGCGCCTGGCGACGAGTGTGTTTTGCTAGGTGATTTGTGCAGGATTTTCGCTTGCGGCGCTTAGGCAGCGACATGTGATAACGCGCAACCAGGAACTCTTTCTTGCTTCTGTTATCATTTAATGATGTAAGACTTGGATcaagagatgttgtgccataagcgggtaggttcatgaatGGTGGTAAACACGTGATGGtttgagcagggaggttcgtatgtttcgtgctcacacttgagagatgctgcgagcGGGGATGTTCGTAGTTgatggatcacatgtgttggactacgagcagggaggttcgtagaggcaagacCACAAATAGATAGGTTAGTGAGAGCATTAtataccctttctgtttgtgtttggtgatgatcgtgtgatgtgtcacatgggagcagatgatattctAGGTGATATTGTTGATGCATAAGGACGGAGAGAGGGATAGCATGGGACCCTTGGCTAGAGATTTtgattataattgttttaatatagTTGGTGTTTTTGAACTTATAATACATTAGTGAAcgagtttattttaattttaagcgtgatggataaattttaaatttttccacatttgagaataataaatataacgtttgatttttaattattatttatttattttaattaagtaattttcagTAAGAATATTTTTGACAAATGTTGACCACTCGACCAACCtacttatttgaatttatttgagaTTGAGTTTAGTGTTCATTTATATGTGGTAGATGGTGCTTTGTGGTCACAAAGCATAGTGTGACTACgcatatgaaatttttttgttcattttcttcgaaatatatataattataattatccaTTCAACCAATTTCATTGTCTTCGAAattaactatatttattttttttaattacaaaaataattgttaaattttttttattttaatttgaattttttaaagtaaaatggtaaagtatttttttaataccaatattacatgcattaatttttaatttaaatacaaatcatcaacattttcttttaaactaattttagttcaatcattctttgttttatattatttttaactataaggacaaatatataatcttataattttatctatttttttaatctattataatattttcctAACTGTcatttcaaattcattcaaTCTCACCTTTCAATTCTTAAAGTAAATAATACCATAATTCTCTCTATTCCCTTAAATCCTTCTATATACTTTACCCAAATTCATCCaatatgaacaaaaatattatatatatatatatatatatatatatatatatatatatatatataaaacataattttacaaacttaaccaaatttaaaattttatatgataataattaatatataaaataataaaaaagatttgaACCGCATGATCTcatagtttaaatattaaaataccattaaattaaaaaataatattcaaattttcttttcgtaataacaatataaatttctaaataatgaTTGAACAATCCATCtctataacaaatttaatatatatatatatatatatatatatatatatatatatatatatatatatatatattaaaaaaacatgtttgGATATAGGGACCTATACCTATCTAAAACACTTAATTTATCTTGACTCTCTCTTCTTTGTAACTTTTTTCACTCAGTCTCCTTTTTATCTCTCCCATTCGGTTGTCCAGAGACGATCGGGTACCTGTTGATAaggctctgatgcttaagtcaaTTCAAGTGCGTTCGGGTGAAAACAATTAATGCTGTAATAAATACGAAGTAAAAGTCTTTACCAATTTATCTTAGgctcctatttatagtttttttatatgggCCTATGATTAGGGTTTTCTTAATCATCGCCAaattgctttttaaacttgattactgacttgttttactttaattttcagGTTTTACCTCTTGGTCCGCCCGGCTGACGCGGCTAGGCATCTTACAAACCGATCGACCATGTTCTTGCATCCAAATAGTTTGACGAGaatgacaaatcatggttgatGTTCGTCAATGCTCACATTAAGAAGAGTCTCAATGTGATTTTCAATTACATATGGCCGATCGACCGCTTTTCCTCAAGCCATTCGGTTGTGAGCTCCCTAAAATCATTCTGGAGAAATTGTCACATCAACAACCCACTGGATTGTCCGCCTTGCCAAGGCCTGACTGGGGTGTTGATAGGTGATACGGTacaaaacatattaatttattcACCCCAATTCaattgcctttttttttcttctgtggGGCAGTGTTCCTAGTTTCACAAGAATGACCGAGACCATGCATATATTTTCAAAGCTACAATTTTGATCTCTATTAGTGAACAATGGGGTTCTAGAATATGAGGAACTTTTGGCATTTGtgttttctcttattttcatataatttatacCCTTTGTTAACTATTAATTTGGATTAATgagaaaaaatagaattaagTGAAATATAAAGGAATggtataattacaaattaaataaaattcaattatacttagatttgcactcacttatacattacaaatttattaacttatctctagtcgatccaaaatattcttttatgtcAAGATAAATATGTACATATTGGGGAAAGGGTCACATGGACCCACTGAGATGACTACAACCTGAAGGGCCGAATATACTCCAGCCTGATAATCAATCCAGGCACGCACCAATGTGCTAATCCGAATATACTACATCCTAAAGCCTGAAGGGCCGAGTATACTCCAGCCTGGTAATCAATCCTGGCGAGCACCAATGTGGTAATCCGAACATACTCCATCCTAGGAAGTTTCGTAGTACACAAGCTTATCAAGGCAGATAGGTAATCTGAAGGTAAGAGAGGAAGTCGTGATGGTTAACTAAGGAATAAGTCTTAATGTCTTTGGCATAAGAGCAGAGGATACCTCGACAAAGtaagttataatatatactGAGCCTGTGCGGAAGAGATAGAGCGGTATGAAAGGAATTAGATTAATTAAGCACAGCTAATGAAACATAAAACCAATTAAGCAATGTAAACCCTAGGCCCATAGGGTTTGGCCCATTAAAGTAGTATAAAAGGCACTATTCACGAGGTAAAGATGCTATGCTATTTTTACTATTACTGTCATTTATTGCTCTGACACTGACTTGAACGTCAGAGTGGCATTGTAGGCCCCCACCAGCGCACTCTTCATCGGAAGGAGATACTCAGGCACTCGGAAGGAGATACTCAGGCACTCAGAAGGAGATACTCAAGCACTTGGAAGGAGATACTTAGGCTCCTGAACTTTGGAACTGAGGTGAagaatgtaacatccctaaggaatattactgatattaaGCAATTAAAAATTCGAAAATAAATACTGCATTTATAATATAcactatttcccaaaa carries:
- the LOC114193019 gene encoding U5 small nuclear ribonucleoprotein 40 kDa protein, with amino-acid sequence MQVFPSEGESALSVVGPRPMEWSTVPYNAPQAPGPNGKQRTSSLESPIMLLSGHQSAIYTMKFNPAGSVVASGSHDREIFLWNVHGDCKNFMVLKGHKNAVLDLHWTTDGTQIISASPDKTVRAWDVETGKQIKKMVEHLSYVNSCCPSRRGPPLVVSGSDDGTAKLWDMRQRGSIQTFPDKYQITAVGFSDASDKIFTGGIDNDVKIWDLRKGEVTMTLQGHQDMITGMQLSPDGSYLLTNGMDCKLCIWDMRPYAPQNRCVKVLEGHQHNFEKNLLKCGWSPDGSKVTAGSSDRMVYIWDTTSRRILYKLPGHNGSVNECVFHPNEPIIGSCSSDKQIYLGEI